The Arachis duranensis cultivar V14167 chromosome 9, aradu.V14167.gnm2.J7QH, whole genome shotgun sequence genomic sequence TTAGAATTTGTAAAATGagatctcttttttattttaatactcAAACAGTCTAAAAATAACATTGAatcatttattttgaaaaagaaattttaataaatactacttatgataatttttttactagttgaataccaaaataaaaatattgttttacAGAATTCAACATAATATTTGATTGTGCACATGAAGTTGCTGatgaaaccctaaaccaaaccaaaccatcATCATGTAGTAACTGATCATGAACCAGGCTACACATTGGGGaggggaaaaaaaaaacccttcATGATGAGATGTTTTTGTTCAAATTAAATTACGAACGTCATTGTCCTCCTTGATGAAGAATATTTCCTAATGGCATAATCACCATGCTTTCAAATCGTTGACCGCCAATAACACAAAATGAACAGTGTGCTTGACCTAACCAATTTTAAACCCATAGGAAAATAAGATGATCTCTATCGAACGGCTGCGATTGGGACACACCATCACATTCCCTCCAACTCAAAAACGTATCTCCCGGgaagattaaaaagataataaaaaagaaaaaaagaaaaatgctcagcacacgaaaaagaaaagaaaaagcaccCAAAGCGCATTTTAGCATGAACCCTGGATCCCAACCCGAACGTTAAAACCGCCGTGGTTCTGATTTGGCTCACTCGTATATAAACTTGCATTCCCGGTGACTTTGCCGAACacaccttctctcttctctcaaaAGTTTTCGTCTTTCCTCTCTCATTCTCCCCggaataaagagagagaaaaaacatATCATTCTCAGCTTCGGAACAAAGAAGCTCTGTATGTTTTGTCTCCATTCTTGCTCTCTTTTGCTCTGAATACTTTCTCCCTCGTGTTCTCGTTTCAACGGTAAATGGTGTTTGCGGCTTCTGGACAAGAGACTATGGCCATGGGACCCGAGAGGTCCAAGCCTCTTCACAATTTCATGTTGCCGTGCTTGAAGTGGGGGAGTCAGCGCCACCTACGCTGCATGAAGGTGCCTTCCACCGACGCTGCCGGAGATCACCGATCTCCGCCGCCGCTCACACCGAGGAAGAGGCAATTCGATGCGTCGGTCAGCACCGACGTCGCGAGAGGTTCCGAGAAGAGGATACGGGTGGCGGCGGCGGCGGCAGCGGCAGCGTCGAAGCATTCCCCGTTGCGGTCGGGGATTCACGCCGACGACGATGGGATCGATGCGGTGAGGGAGAAGCTGATGCTTGATCTGAAGACTGAGGCTGATAGGATGAAAGATGCGATTTTGAGGAAGGAGGCGGTGGCGGTGGCTGCGGATAACGACGATGTCGACGTAGTGGTGGAGCGAAGAGCGCGGGAATTCGCGCCGACGGCAGTGGATACTGCGGCGGCGGCGGTGACGGTGGCCGAAATGAGGCCGTGGAATCTGCGAACGAGAAGGGCCGCATATAAGGATCCGGCGGTTGGCTCCGGCGAGAGTGGGAAGGGACAGCTTAGGATTGAGGAGAAGATGCCGTATTCGTCTCCGTCGAGGAATACCGGCGGCGGCACCGTCGTGATGTCCCCGAAAGTGAAGGCAAGTCCGGAGAAGAAGATGGAAAAGGTGAAATTTTCGTTGCCGCTGGCGAGGAAGGAGATTGAAGACGATTTCATGGTGTTGGTGGGTCACCGGCCTCCGAGGAGGCCCAAGAAGAGGCCCAGAATTATTCAGAGGCAACTGGATGTAAGCATTTTTCTCTTGTTATGGTAATGGTGTATATTAGTCCGTGGAAGAttgaattattttgattttggtgTGCAGAGCCTCTTCCCTGGGCTGTGGTTGTCCGAAGTTACAGCTGATTCATACAAAGTTCCTGAAGAGGAGGCTACCAAGGTATAATAATTTCAGTCTCCTATTCATCTTTACTGATATTGTTGAACTTCTTATCTGATTTGGCTGTTAATTGTTTTTGCTGTTTGCAGAGGTAGCATTCAGATTAGCAACTTGGTTTGAAGTCACGCAAGTCACGCACGCACCTGCCTTTTGTTCCTTCCAATGCTAGTTTTGATTTGATAAGTATAGTTCATTCTTTTGTGTTTATAAGAATAATTTCTCcaaagagagaaataaaaatgattGACCGATATCATATAAAGATGTGTAGTTTCAAGGACGAAGCTATGATAGTATTTCAATTACTAGATTTAAGATTGTAGCACTTGTATATTCAAAGTTGCTTTGATAACTGGTAATGTTAGTTTAGTAGTCTCTTTGTGATTTGGTATATTGAACTTTATGAGATTGCATTGCTCCTTCGTCTCGTGACCTCCAATCCCgttcaaaaattcttttatgGATTCTTTTGGATTTGGCCAACTTATTGGATCGAATCACAAGTTTTTGTCATGGTATGCTTTCATGTGAATCAAGAACTGAGATTACTGATTGGGTTCTGCAACTGTGTTTGAAGTGTGTCCAGCTGAATGACTTGGGGATATGAGATATTATCTTGTTCAAATTGTTCCCTTCTCTTGTCTTAAATTATGTTCAGAGCGGGCAGCACAATCCAATCCTTAATTTTGATTTCATTAGTATTTATAGTTCTCTCACACAGatgtttctcttcttttaaGAGAAATGTATCTTTACAAAATAACCCAAAACAACAAATGCACACACAGCAACCTGATAAGGTAAATCGGACTCCAGCCTTGATTTCCACTGATTCTGTAattcccttttatttttctcttttatggaAACTAGTGAGCAGGGCTTGGGCTTCAATGGATGGGATGCGTTAAAAAATTCATGAAGGTTGTGGACATTATTATTGATCCAATAAGGATAACATCTCGCTTGGGCCGAAACTATTCAAATCATATATGTATACGTTATTTTATCAACGACTTTTTTGTTGGCAAACCCAAAAAGAGTATTTTTTGTTGGTTATAACTACAACGAACAAGTTTAATGTCAGccacaaacccttaaatggagtcTATGAGTCTTTAACTCATATGGTatatttctttctctttatttcAAAAGTCTAACGTTCAAACTctaaaaattacaattaaaaaaaaatgtgataaaatatataaaaaaaaatgtgataaaatatataaaaaatgtgtaAATATGTTGTGTATCTAGAATTGGAGTTGTCCAAAACTCTAATCCATTGACGAAAAAAAAAAGCCCTGCAATAATATTTTCGGTTTACCAGTTTTTTTAAGGGGGGCAAATTAAACACGTTTTTGTTCAAATTATCCGATCCTGCTATTAGGTGTAGTGCATGTGCTTTCGCAAATTTCTAGGatttcaaaaattctaatttaaacactaaaattagttatcatatatatttttatatatatatatatagtttaatttatttttaatatatattttatattataatatatattttatttttgtgactgATTTGATAGCTAATTTCAATGTATAGTTAATATGATTATTAATAGTTATGgattaaattatatcaaatgatAAGTATGTGTAGGTTTCTTTTTTAAAACTGACCCCCAACAAATGGGTAGTATGGTTGCCATGATTTTTGGGAACGACTGATCTCCAATTCTTTACTACTCATCCAGTTCCACTCTTTAAATACGCTAGTGTTGTGGACTACAAATAAAGAAGGCTTGAATCCTCTTATAATGTAGACGAGTTACAAAATGGTAGATTTTCCATGTTGGATTTATATAATCAAAGTATCAAACGTATTTAGATTCAAATGACAATTAATATGAGACtaaataaactattaaatttTGACCAAATTGAATTGATCTAATGGTTAATTTACTACTTTAGTGATGCTATTTtagattttgttatttttttaatgtttttataaAGTcaccaaatataaaaaatgcaaatgttaattttttttatattttttatttatattatgtgtatactaaaaattaatcacCAAATTAACTATTAGTATGATatacatattaaatataaaataacatacgtatttataaacaaatatatagtgattaattttaattaattttttgtgagcctataatatatcttttatattttttacataatgaCTTATCATAAAACAAGTTCCTACATTTGGGTCAGCAGCTTAAGGAgccaaaaatccaatttaaaatttgtttgtgAAGGATATTTACacgtttctttttcttcatataATAACTATAGAAAATGTATTCTAATTATTGgcaaaaaagaaatatataaatatgtattctaccattatcaaaaaattatttaagtttaaaatttttaaactttgaaATTCATTTAgtcattcattttttctttcttttactctTAATATGTCcacctatttttttttttaaatattaataagttGCCTGTATATTTCATTATTGAGTGTTAAGATAGGTGAAAATTCATGTGCAATTAACTTAACGTTTTGTGAAGTTAACTGTAATTAAATTTCTACCGTTGAGACACACacggaaggaaaaagaaaaaattccaGGCAATATCATTCCATTTAAAACCCTTAGCGTGTAAAAGTGATTATATCTATTAGAATTAAAgaaaatcaattatattaatatatgaagttagaataaataaacaaaaagcaTACAGATACAGGACTACTGTTGAATAAAC encodes the following:
- the LOC107467569 gene encoding uncharacterized protein LOC107467569, which gives rise to MVFAASGQETMAMGPERSKPLHNFMLPCLKWGSQRHLRCMKVPSTDAAGDHRSPPPLTPRKRQFDASVSTDVARGSEKRIRVAAAAAAAASKHSPLRSGIHADDDGIDAVREKLMLDLKTEADRMKDAILRKEAVAVAADNDDVDVVVERRAREFAPTAVDTAAAAVTVAEMRPWNLRTRRAAYKDPAVGSGESGKGQLRIEEKMPYSSPSRNTGGGTVVMSPKVKASPEKKMEKVKFSLPLARKEIEDDFMVLVGHRPPRRPKKRPRIIQRQLDSLFPGLWLSEVTADSYKVPEEEATKR